A segment of the Elaeis guineensis isolate ETL-2024a chromosome 6, EG11, whole genome shotgun sequence genome:
TCATACTCCATCTCTATTTAGCATCCATCTCATGTATGACCAAGGTCCATACATCAAGGAAGTGTGGTGGTACTTTCGGTAGCTTCTTCTGCATGCTTTTGCGTGTCTTGACATCACTCATCCAATTATTTTTTCACAGTTAAATCAGTAAGGTTTCAAGGATAAGGAAAAGCCCTAGGGCACTATAATACGAAGCCCAAGGACTAGAGCTAGGACCTCTCTACTAGTCATTACTTCTCTGTATCCCATTTTAATAATGGTCCCCAACTCTAGAAGGATAAAGGAAGTATCCCTACAAGTAAAGCTGTAAAACActccaaaccaaattaaatctaaaatcccgTTGGTAGTCCACCACCAGACTCCATTGATAGCCGTTACCTGAGAAAGCCTGAGACCAACCTGCTCCAAAACATTAATTTCCACTCATTTACACACGCACAGTAGGAGTAGCTGAAAACTGTAGCTTCCATCTTCCCTATCCCTGCTATCCCATTCAACCATATCTCCAATCTCTCTCCGTTTTAGCCCACCGGCTAAGCCATGCAGCACGTGCTGAAGTAAATGGCCCCGCCAATCCCGTGTCCATCGTATCCCAAGGATACCATATTCGCCCAGACACCATATTCGCATCCAAGTCCGATGGCCTTTCAAGTCCAAACGATAAACACACGCCATTATTTTTACCTCATGAATAGATATCTATTATTGTTTATTCGATACATGTATCTATCACTAAAAAACGAGTGTAATTATATCCGTAAACTTGCTTTtgcgatttttatttttaaaagattttttggCGCGGCCGTTCTCGATCGGATAATGGGGAAAAAACAAAGGGACAAAAAAGGCGCGAGTAAGAAAACGAAACGCGACAAAAAAAACCCCAAAAATAACCCAGATAACACCACCATAAacaaccccccccccccggcCTTCTCCTCGAGAGAACGAAGCAAACCACACACTCTCTCCTCTCGCTACTTAGAAGAAGCGGAGGAAACGACGAAGAAACGGAACAAAGAAAATGCGATTGCTgtgtcttctcctcttcctcttcctcgctGCCCTTCGACCTTCCGCCGCCGCCTCCGGCGGAGGAAGGGTGGGGGAGCACCGCGCGCTCCTCGACCTCAAGGCGGCGCTCGGCGACCCCTCCGGCGCCCTCGCTGGCTGGGACGCCGCCGCCGACCACTGCCAAGCCTGGGTCGGCGTCGCCTGTGACGCCGCCGGCCGCGTCGTCTCCCTCAACATCTCCAACCTCAACCTCTCCGGCCCTCTCCCCCCTGCCGTCTCCCGCCTCCGTTCCCTCCTTCGCCTCTCCACCGCCGCCAACCAGCTCTCCGGCCCCATACCGCCtgagctctcccttctttccggCCTTCGTTTTCTCAATCTCTCCAATAACGCCTTCAATGAGACCTTTCCCTCCGCCCTCTCCCGCCTCAAGAACCTCCACGTCCTCGACCTCTACAACAACAACCTCACCGGCGTCCTCCCTCTCGAGGTGGCGGAGCTCCCCGCCCTCCGCCACCTCCACCTTGGCGGCAACTTCTTCTCCGGTGCCATCCCGCCGGAGTACGGCCGTTGGGAGCATCTCGAGTACCTCGCCGTTTCTGGCAACGAGCTCGGAGGCCCCATCCCGCCGGAGCTTGGCAACGTCACCACCCTCCGAGAGCTCTACATCGGCTACTTCAACAGCTTCCAGGGCAGCCTCCCGGCGGCCATCGGCAACATCACCGCCCTCGTCCGCCTTGACGCCGCCAACTGCGGCCTCTCGGGCAAGATTCCTCCGGAGATTGGTAACCTCCAGAACCTGGACACACTGTTCCTCCAGGTGAACGGTCTCTCGGGGGGGATCACGCCGGAGCTCGGCATGCTCCGGAGCCTCAAGTCCATGGATCTCTCCAACAACGCCCTCACCGGCGAGATCCCAAGGACCTTCGCCGAGCTCAAGAATCTCACCCTTCTCAACCTCTTCCGCAACAGGCTCCATGGCGCCATCCCGGACCTAATCGGAGATCTTCCGAGGCTGGAGGTGCTCCAGCTCTGGGAGAACAACTTCACCGGCGAGATTCCCCGCCGGCTCGGTACGAACGGCCGCCTCCAGCTCCTCGACCTCTCTTCCAATAAGCTCACCGGCTCCCTCCCTCCGAATCTCTGCTCCGGCAACAATCTCCAAGTACTAATCGCCCTCGGGAACTTCCTCTTCGGATCCATCCCGGAATCCCTCGGCCGGTGTAAATCCCTCAGTCGGATCCGGATGGGGGAGAACTACCTCAATGGATCGATCCCCAGTGGCCTCTTCAGCTTGCCGAATCTCGCACAGGTCGAGCTCCAGGACAACCTTCTCACCGGCGGCTTCCCGGAGACCGCCGGCTCCTCGATCTCGTCGACGCTCGGCCAGATCAGCCTCTCCAACAATCGCCTCTCCGGCGCTCTCCCTCCATCCATCGGGAAATTCTCCGGCGTCCAGAAGCTCCTCCTCAACCAGAACCAGTTCTCCGGCCGCATCCCCCTGGAGATCGGGAGGCTGCAGCAGCTCTCCAAGATGGACTTCAGCGGCAACCGGTTCTCCGGCCCAATCACTCCGGAGATCCGCAAGTGCAAACTTCTAACATTCGTCGATCTCAGCCGGAATAATCTCTCCGGCGAGATCCCGGCGGAGATCACCGGAATGAGGATCCTGAATTACCTCAACTTGTCAAGGAACCATCTTGAGGGCGAGATTCCGGCATCCATTTCCACAATGCAGAGCTTGACTGCCGTGGATTTCTCCTACAACAACCTCTCCGGCCTGGTGCCGGGCACCGGCCAGTTCAGCTACTTCAATGCCACATCCTTCGTCGGCAACCCCGATCTCTGCGGCCCCTATCTCGGGCCTTGCCTGCCCGGAATTCCTGATGGCTCGCGTCCATCTCATTCGAAAGGttccctctcctcttccttcaaGCTCTTACTTGTCATTGGCCTACTCCTCTGTTCCATTGCCTTCGCCATTGCCGCCATCATCAAAGCTCGGTCTTTGAAGAAGGCCAGCGAAGCTCGAGCATGGAAGCTGACAGCTTTCCAGCGGCTCGATTTCACCTGCGATGATGTTTTGAATTGTTTGAAGGAGGAGAACATCATTGGGAAAGGAGGGGCCGGCATTGTCTACAAGGGTGTGATGCCCAACGGCGACCAGGTGGCCGTGAAGCGGCTCCCGGCGATGAGCCGGGGTTCATCACATGACCACGGGTTTTCTGCGGAGATCCAGACTCTTGGCAGGATCCGGCATCGGCACATTGTGAGACTGCTGGGCTTCTGTTCCAACCACGAAACCAAGCTATTGGTTTATGAGTATATGCCAAATGGGAGCCTTGGAGAGGTTCTCCACGGGAAGAAAGGAGGCCATTTGCAGTGGGACACAAGGTATAAGATTGCTGTGGAAGCCGCGAAGGGCCTCTGCTATCTCCACCATGATTGCTCTCCTTTGATCCTCCACCGTGATGTGAAGTCGAACAATATCCTTCTGGATTCAGATTTTGAAGCCCATGTTGCTGATTTCGGGCTCGCCAAGTTCCTGCAGGACTCCGGTACTTCAGAGTGCATGTCAGCTATCGCTGGCTCTTATGGATATATTGCTCCAGGTATTCCCTTTCATCCTTTATATTAAGATTCTTAGTTGAGCTGCTGGGTCTTCATTTTATTTGGGTGCAAGATTCATACAGTGATTGCTTTGTTAATGGAAGGGTAGGTTTTTAGTAAGGATAAGATGGCCTGTGTGCTTGAAAGTGTTCCCTCTTACCTCGGTCCCCTTTGTTTCTGTTCTACTTCTGTTAATGTTATAGTGATGGTCCTTTCATCTTGGTAAAAGTTGGCTAATACTTGTTCTTAGTAAACTTCAGCTCATGCATGTGGAATTTTTAGCGTGTCCTTTGTTCTTTCTCCTCGTTAATCTGTTTCGTAACCCAACTGCAAATAAAACATTGGCTATCTGGAACCATCTTTGAGTATGTCACTTGTTTCCCTCTGTTATGTTCTAGTTTTCAGGTGAACTAATCCGGCCTTTGGTACCAGTAAAAATGAATAACTCAAATGAAATTAACCATAAACCATTCCAATAGAGTCACCGGTCTCATTTTATTTCTGTTCTACTTCTGCTATGTGACAGTAATTAGTAAAATTTCAGCAATTCGTATGAACTTGTTAAgtggaattatattattattattattattattattattattattattttgatggaAGTTGGCATGAAATTTTTAAGGTTTCTACTTTAtagtaattaaattttttgtCATCTGGATGTACAGAATACGCCTACACCCTGAAGGTGGATGAGAAGAGCGATGTTTACAGCTTCGGAGTGGTTCTCCTAGAACTCATAAGCGGACGAAAGCCTGTTGGGGAATTTGGAGATGGTGTTGACATTGTCCAATGGGTGAGGAAGATGACAGATTCTAACAAGGAGGCAGTGTCTGAAATCCTGGACCCCAGGCTTTCTACAGTGCCCCTTCAGGAAG
Coding sequences within it:
- the LOC105060090 gene encoding uncharacterized protein, coding for MRLLCLLLFLFLAALRPSAAASGGGRVGEHRALLDLKAALGDPSGALAGWDAAADHCQAWVGVACDAAGRVVSLNISNLNLSGPLPPAVSRLRSLLRLSTAANQLSGPIPPELSLLSGLRFLNLSNNAFNETFPSALSRLKNLHVLDLYNNNLTGVLPLEVAELPALRHLHLGGNFFSGAIPPEYGRWEHLEYLAVSGNELGGPIPPELGNVTTLRELYIGYFNSFQGSLPAAIGNITALVRLDAANCGLSGKIPPEIGNLQNLDTLFLQVNGLSGGITPELGMLRSLKSMDLSNNALTGEIPRTFAELKNLTLLNLFRNRLHGAIPDLIGDLPRLEVLQLWENNFTGEIPRRLGTNGRLQLLDLSSNKLTGSLPPNLCSGNNLQVLIALGNFLFGSIPESLGRCKSLSRIRMGENYLNGSIPSGLFSLPNLAQVELQDNLLTGGFPETAGSSISSTLGQISLSNNRLSGALPPSIGKFSGVQKLLLNQNQFSGRIPLEIGRLQQLSKMDFSGNRFSGPITPEIRKCKLLTFVDLSRNNLSGEIPAEITGMRILNYLNLSRNHLEGEIPASISTMQSLTAVDFSYNNLSGLVPGTGQFSYFNATSFVGNPDLCGPYLGPCLPGIPDGSRPSHSKGSLSSSFKLLLVIGLLLCSIAFAIAAIIKARSLKKASEARAWKLTAFQRLDFTCDDVLNCLKEENIIGKGGAGIVYKGVMPNGDQVAVKRLPAMSRGSSHDHGFSAEIQTLGRIRHRHIVRLLGFCSNHETKLLVYEYMPNGSLGEVLHGKKGGHLQWDTRYKIAVEAAKGLCYLHHDCSPLILHRDVKSNNILLDSDFEAHVADFGLAKFLQDSGTSECMSAIAGSYGYIAPEYAYTLKVDEKSDVYSFGVVLLELISGRKPVGEFGDGVDIVQWVRKMTDSNKEAVSEILDPRLSTVPLQEVIHVFHVAMLCVEEQSVERPTMREVVQILAEFPKPKPGEDSSANEGSVPPPPVPVEETSSKETKEDQQQQQQQQPALQSPPPDLLSI